Part of the Triticum urartu cultivar G1812 chromosome 2, Tu2.1, whole genome shotgun sequence genome, CTAGTGGGCCCCCCACCCACGCCCCTGttaaaaagagaaaaaaataatataattaaattaaattaataattaattaattaattaactaatctAATTAACTAGTTCACTGTTTAAAAACTAATTAATCTGTTTTAGATAAACAGTCAATGACAATGGGATCCACATGttaggttgaccaggtcaactgctgaTGACATGCTGACGTCATTAAATGCAATTTTGAATTAAAATATATGTTAATCTAGAAAATGaatttaaaactttaaaaattaattATAAAATAAttcgtagctcggatggaaaaaactttgtacatgaaagttgctcagaacgaacGAGACGAAACCCGGATACGCAACCCCGTTCGTCCGCCAACGCATCCTTAGCATAGCGAAACACGCAAactttcccctccggttcatctgtccgaaaacgcgaaacaccggggatatttacccgatgtttccccccttcacccgGTATCACCTCGTACCGCGTCAGGCCACCCTTAGCACAACGTAATGCCGCATCTTGCTTTTTTGTTACATGATTGCTCtgtatttattgtgttcccccctccgttacttctttccggtagaccccagAACTGCCGGAGACCCCCAGTACGACTATGGTTTGACGATCCTCCTTTGCCAGAgcaccaggcaagcccccccttttgatcaaccagatatcgcctactctctctatactgcttgcattaagagtagtgtagcatgttactgctttccgtttaTTCCTATCTGATGcaatagcctgtccttgctactactgttgttaccattacctactatcctactgcttagtataggatgctagtgttccatcagtggccctacactcttgtccgtctgccatgctatacctACTGGGCCGTGGATCActttgggaggtgatcacgggcatatactatatactttacacagttacattacctgtggtactgttccggagttgggggctgaagggcaggtggctccatcccggtagaggtgggcctggttCCCCGACggcccgactgttactttgtggcggagcgacaggcaaggttgagaccacctaggagagaggtgggtctggccctggtcggtgttcgcggacACTTAACACGTTTatcgagatcttggtatttgatctgaagtctggctattggcctatacgcactaaccatctacggcGGGGACAGTtaatgggcactcgacgtcgtggtatcagccgaagccttcgtgacaatccagcgactgagtggcgcgcgccggattgcaccgtaagcctgctcttgtattaaggggctagttctgcttccggccgcgtacgcaaacATGCAGGTGtggcaatgggcgatgggcccagacccctgcgcaataaggatttagaccggtgtgctgaacctctctgttgtgcctaggtagggctgcgacgtgttgatcttccgagcccgggcatgacccaggaaaagTGTGTCcgggccaaatgggatcgagcgtgttggatATGtgggtgcacccctgcagggaagttaatctattccgaatagccgtgatctttcggtaacaggacgacttggagttgtaaccttgaccttatgacactagaactggatactaataaaacacacccttccaagtgcagataacaaccggtgatcgcttctctcacagggcgacgaggggaggaatCATCGTTAGGatatgcctatgtggatgatacttggaggaacttcagtctactctcttctacatgctgcaagaatGGAGGCtgcagaagcgtagtcttcgaaatgactagctatcccccctatTCTCAgctctgcagttcagtccacatataatagccttattccagttgataccaatgcatacatatgtagttatagctcttgcttgcgagtactttggatgagtactcacggttgctttctcccccttttcctatctcttctacctggttgtcggcaaccagatgttggaggcCCAGGGACCCAACGCCAcctcgacgacgactcctactacacacCGGAGGtccctactactacgtgctgccgcTGACGATGatccaggagtagtttaggaggatcccaggcaggagcctgcacctctttcgatctgtatcccagtttgtgctaagcctccttaaggcaaacttgtttaacttagtgctgtactcagatattgtttgCTTCCACTGacactcgtctatgatcgagctcttgtattcgagcccctcgaggcccctggcttgtaatatgatgattgtaatgacttatttatttgtagagttgtgttgtgatatcttccgtGAGCCCCTGAATCTTAATCGTACACATTTGGCGTGTATGATAGTGTACGatttgaatcgggggcgtcacagttgCCGTCTCGCAGTACTACCACATCTACCTGCAACAAAAGATGACCAAAACTCAAGCGCAGAGGCAACGACTTACCTTGAACAGGGAGCAGTTCATGATGGTAACTATTACTAACTTATCATTGTTTCAAGCAGTCAACTATATGTTTCGTGCTCACATGTCATGCTTCCAAAATTTGCATAGGTTGTTCCTCGTTGGTGCTATGGAAGGCATGACGGATGGGCGAGTTTGGTGGATAGGTGGCTCGGCGACGATGCAGAGTTTGCTGCCAAGAGCATCAAGGCCCGGGCTAACCGTGGAAAAGACGGGACACACGGCCAAGGAAACAGGAACCACTGGGGCTTCAAGGCCATGAAGGTATATCTATATGCATGATGcatttttgttcttctttaccgTCATGTTCTTATGTATGGCTAACTTCTGTTTGACGTTGCAGGAGGACAAGTTGAAGAGGCCGCTCTCAGACATTGAGTCGTGGAAGCTGGCCCGCGAGCGGAGTCATCCCAAGGAGGGCGAGAGCCAGTACTACGGCAAGACCGAGGAGCACCTGGAGTCTTACACTCAGCACTATCAGAAGTTGCATCCGGATGTTCCTGTTCCTGAGGTCGCCCAGTCTCAGATCGACGACACGGCGGTGGTGGCCATCCAGGGGAAGTCACATGGCCGGTATCCGTGTTTCGATGGCTTGATAAACTCCTTCGATCTCGTACACACGGCTTCGGTCTACCAACCCGAGCCAGTTAGAGAGTACGGGGCGTTCACAGACTCCCTTAGCCCGCCAGCATGCTGTAAGTACTTCCCCTTTATCTTTTTCTCTCTAGCATTCTCAGTTCATTTTCAGCATTGCTCACTTAGAAACAACCTAAATTATGTAGGCATATAAGGCCTTTGTCGAGCATAGGAATCTCGAGGTGCGAGAGTActtgctgttggggaacgtagtaattcaaaaaaattcctacggcacacgcaagatcatggtgatccATAGCAACGAGgaagagtatgatctacgtacccttgtagatcgcaacagAAGTGTTGACAACAACGTAGAGGAGTAGTCGTACGTATCTTCCCGAtcccgaccgatccaagcaccgttacttccggcacctccgagttcttagccaacacgtacagctcgatgacgatccccgggctccggaTCAGCAAGTGtcgggaagagttccgtcagcacacgacggcgtggtgacgatcttgatgttctacaccgacgcagggcttcgcctaagcactacaacgatatgatcgagtggaatatggtggaagggggcaccgcacacggctaaggaacgattcTCAATGATCAaccttgtgtgtctatggggtgccccctgcccccatatataaaggagtggaggaggggagggccgcggccctctctatggcggcgccctagggagtcctactccacccgggagtaggattccccctttcctagtccaactaggagtccttccatgtattaggagtaggagtcaaggcaagggaaaagagaagagaaggaaggaagggcgcagcccttccccctagtccaattcggactaggccttggggacTCCTCGtcaatgtccaaacataggcttccaatatatcaatctttatgtctcgaccatttcgagactcctcgtcatgtccgtgatcacatccgggactccgaacaaccttcggtacatcaaaatgcataaactcataataactgtcatcgtaacgttaagcgtgcggaccctacggttcgagaacaatgtagacatgaccgagacacgtctccggtcaataaccaatagcgggacctggatgcccatattggctcctacatattctacgaagatctttatcggtcagaccgcataacaacatacgttgttccctttgtcatcggtatgttacttgcccgagattcgatcgtcggtatccaatacctagttcaatctcgttaacggcaagtctctttactcgttccgtaatacatcatctcgcaactaactcattagttgcaatgcttgcaaggcttatgtgatgtgcattaccgagagggcccagagatacttctccgacaatcggagtgacaaatcctaatctcgaaatacgcaacccaacatctacctttggagacacctgtaatgctcctttataatcacccagttacgttgtgacgtttggtagcacccaaagtgttcctccggcaaacgggagttgcataatctcatagtcataggaacatgtataagtcatgaaggaagcaatagcaacatactaaacgatcgggtgctaagctaatggaatgggtcatgtcaatcagatcattcaactaatgatgtgacctcgttaatcaaataacaactctttgtctatggttaggaaacataaccatctttgattaacgagctagtcaagtagaggcatgctagtgacactctgtttgtctatgtattcacacatgtattatatttccggttaatacaattctagcatgaataataaacatttatcatgaaataaggaaataaataataactttattattgcctctagggcatatttccttcagtctcccacttgcactagagtcaataatctagatcacatcaccatgtgattaacatcgatagttcacatcatcatgtgattaacacccatagttcacatcgccatgtgaccaacacccaaagggtttactagattcagtaatctagttcacatcgctatgtgattaacacccaaggagtactaaggtgtgatcatgttttgcttgtgagagaatcttagtcaatgggtctgccacattcagatccgcatgtattttgcaaatttctatgtcaacaatgctctacatggagctactctagctaattgctcccactttcaatatgtatctagaccgagacttagagtcatctagattagtgtcaaaacttgcatcggcgtaaccctttacgatgaaccttttttttcacttccataatcgagaaacatatccttattccactaaggataattttgaccgttgtccagtgatctactcctagatcactatcgtactcccttgccaaactcagtggtagggcatacaatagatctggtatacagcatggcatactttatagaacctatgactaaggcatagggaatgactttcattctctttctatcttctgtcgtggtcagtctttgagtcttactcaacttcacaccttgtaatacaggcaagaactctttctttgactgctccattttgaactacttcaaaatcttgtcaaggtatgtactcattgaaaaaacttatcaagcgtcttgatctatctctatagatcttgaagctcaatatgtaagcagcttcaccgaagtatttctttgaaaaactcctttcaaacactcctttatgctttgcagaataattctacattatttccgatcaacaatatgtcattcacatatacttatcagaaatgctgtagtgctcccactcactttcttgtaaatacaggcttcaccgcaagtctgtataaaactatatgctttgatcaacttatcaaagcgtatattccaactccgagattcttgcaccagtccatagatggatcgctggagcttgcatatttagttaacacctttaggatcgacaaaaccttctagttgcatcgtatacaactcttctttagtaaatccattaaggaatgcagttttgtttatccatttgccagatttcataaaacgcggcaattgctaacatgatttggacagacttaagcatagatacgagtgagaaactctcatcgtagtcaacaccttgaacttgtcgaaaaccttttgcgacaattctagctttgtagatagtaacactactatcagcgtccgtcttcctcttgaagatccatttattttctatggcttgccgatcatcgggcaaatccatcaaagtccatactttgttctcatacatggatcatatctcagatttcatggcctcaaaccatttcgcggaatctgggctcatcatcgcttcctcatagttcgtaggttcatcatgatctagtagcatgacttccagaaaaggattaccgtaccactctggcgcagatcttactctagttgatctacgaggttcagtagtatcttgttctgaagtttcatgatcatcatcattagcttcctcactaactggtgtaggtgtcacagaaacagttttctgtgatgtactactttccaataagggagcaggtacaattaccttatcaagttctactttcctcccactcacttctttcgagagaaactccttctccagaaagtttccgaatttagcaacaaaagtcttgccttcggatctgtgatagaaggtgtacccaacagtctcctttgggtatcctatgaagatacatttctccaatttgggttcgagcttatcaggttgaagctttttcacataagcatcgcagccccaaactttaagaaacgacaactttggtttcttgccaaaccatagttcatacggcgtcgtctcaacggattttgatggtgccctatttaacgtgaatgcagctgtctctaatgcataaccccaaaacgatagtggtagatcggtaagagacatcatagcttgcactatatccaataaagtacgattatgacgttcggatacaccattatgctgtggtgttccatgtggcatgagtttgtgaaactattccacattgttttaattgaagaccaaactcgtaactcaaatattttacctctgcgatcatatcgtagaaacttttattttcttgtcacgatgattttccacttcactctgaaattctttgaactgttcaaatgtttcagacttatgtttcatcaagtagatatccccatatctgctcaaatcatctgtgaaggtcaaaaaataatgatacctgctgcaagccttaatattcatcggaccacatacatcaatatgtatgatctccaacaaatctgttgcttgcttcattgttccggagaacggcgttttagtcatcttgcccaaaaggcatggttcgcaagcatcaagtgattcataatcaagtgattccaaaatcccatcagcatggagtttcttcatgcgctttacaccaatatgacctaaacggcagtgctacaaataagttgcactatcattattaactttgcatcttttggtttcaatattatgattatgtgtatcactacgatcgagatccaacgaactattttcattgggtgtgtaaccatataaggttttattcatgtaaacagaacaacaatttattctcttacttaaatgaataaccgtattacaataaacatgatcaaatcatattcatgcttaacgcaaacaccaaataacacttattcaggttcaacactaatcccgaaagtatagggagtgtgcgatgatgatcatatcaatcttggaaccacttccaacacacatcgtcacttcacccttaactagtctttgtttattctgcaactcccgtttcgagttactaatcttagcaactgaactagtatcaaatactgagggtttgctataaacactagtaaagtacacatcaataacatgtatatcaaatatacttatgttcattttgccatccttcttatccgccaatcacttggggtagttccgcttccagtgaccagtccctttgaagtagaagcacttagtctcaggcttaggaccagacttgggcttcttcacttgagcagcaacttgcttgctgttcttcttgaagttccccttcttccctctgcccttttcttgaaactagtgatcttgtcaaccatcaacacttgatgtttttcttgatttctaccttcgttgatttcaacatcacgaagagcttgggagttgtttctgttatcccttgcatattatagttcatcacgaagttctactaacttggtgatggtgactagagaattctgtcaatcactatcttatctggaagattaactcccacttgattcaagcgattgtagtacccagacaatctgagcacatgctcactagttgagagattctcctccatcttttagctatagaacttgttggagacttcatatctctcaactcgggtatttgcttgaaatattaacttcaactcctggaacatctcatatggtccatgacgttcaaaacgtctttgaagtcccgattctaagccattaagcatggtgcactaaactatcaagtagtcatcatattgagctagccaaacgttcataacgtctgcatctgctcctgcaataggtctgtcacctagcggtgcatcaaggacataattcttctgtgcagcaatgaggataaacctcagatcatggatccaatccgcatcattgctactaacatctttcaacacaatttttctctaggaacatatcaaaataaacatatgaaagcaacaacgcaagctattgatctacaacataatttgcaaaatactaccaggactaagttcatgataaatttaagttcaattaatcagattacttaagaactcccacttagatagacatccctctaatcctctaagtgatcacgtgatccaaatcaactaaaccataaccgatcatcacatgagatggagtagttttcaatggtgaacatcgttatgttgatcatatctactatatgattcacgcttgacctttcggtctccgtgttccgaggccatatctgtatatgcttggctcgtcaagtataacctgagtattccgcgtgtgcaactgttttgcacccgttgtatttgaacgtagagcctatcacacccgatcatcacgtggtgtctcagcacgaagaactttcgcaacggtgcatactcagggagaacacttcttgataatttagtgagagatcatcttaaaatgctgccgtcaaactaagcaaaataagatgtataaaagataaacatcatatgcaatcaaaatatgtgacatgatatggccatcatcatcttgcgcctttggtctccatctccaaagtactgtcatgatctctatcgtcaccggcatgacaccatgatctccatcatcttgatctatatcaatgtgtcgtcacacggtcgtctcgccaactattgctattgcaactattgctatcgcatagcgataaagtaaagcaattatttggcgcttgcatcttatgcaatataaagacaaccataaggcttttgccagttgccgataacaaaacatgatcatctcatacaacaacttatatctcatcacgttttgaccatatcacatcacaacatgccctgcaaaaacaagttagacgtcctctactttgttgttgcatattttacgtggctgctacgggcttaagcaagaaccaatcttacctacgcatcaaaatcacaacgatagtttgtcaaatagactccgttttaaccttcgcaaggaccgggcgtagccacactcagttcaactaaagttggagagacagtcacccgctagccacctttgtgcaaagcatgtcgggagaaccggtctcgcgtaagcgtacgcgtaatgtcggtccgggccgcttcatccaacaatactgccgaaccaaagtatgacatgccggtaggcagtatgacttatatcgtccacaactcacttgtgttctactcgtgcaaataacatcaaaccataaaacctaggctcggatgccactgttggggaacgtagtaatttcaaaaaaaattcctacgcacacgcaagatcatggtgatgcatagcaacgaggggagagtatg contains:
- the LOC125534923 gene encoding uncharacterized protein LOC125534923, which codes for MKEDKLKRPLSDIESWKLARERSHPKEGESQYYGKTEEHLESYTQHYQKLHPDVPVPEVAQSQIDDTAVVAIQGKSHGRYPCFDGLINSFDLVHTASVYQPEPVREYGAFTDSLSPPACCI